GGCATCTAATATTAGACTTATGTTGCTTAATTCTGTCTTTGACCTTTTGtgttgtttctcccacatatGCCAATCCACATGGGCACTTAATTAAATATATGACATATGTTGAATTACATGTATAAAAGTTGTTAACTTTAATCGCCTTTCCCGTGTGTGGATGTGTAAAAGTTGTTCCTTTTGTAATGTTATTACAATTAGCACAATTCAGGCATGGGAAAGTTCCCATTCTAGGAGTTCCCAAAAACCTTTgcgtgtgtacaataaagcactaacgcagcagagctctgcagtctatggcatcctttcactatCTTCTTGCTGTTCCCAAAAACCTTTGTATTCCTTTCTTTGTGGGTCCCACATCTGCTTTTATGACCACATCTCTCAGATTTCTACCTCATTGGTATGCCATTAGGGGAACTTCTCTGAATGCTGGGACTTGTGGAGCACACGTCTGCAGAATGTGCCagtgttttgtaattattttacgTACATGGTTACTGGCCACATTAAATTTGCTAACAAAAGCCAATCTCTGtgtctcttttttctctttcttttccattAGTTTATTCTTGGGCATATCTTTCACTTCCTGCATACAGGTATTAAGGAGTGTTTCAGGATAACCCCTctccaaaaatctatttttcatctCACCCATTCTCATATTAGCTGTATGTTCATCTGAGGTTATGCATTTTACTCTCATAAATTGTGTTTTAGGTAGATTATTTCTCAATGGGGTTGGGTGGAAACTAGAGTATTGCAACAAACTATTACGGTCCgtctcttttttatataaatcagttGTGAGGAAACCATTATCTCTTTGTATTGTTACATCGAGAAAATTAATTCTCGCAGAATCATGTATCATTGTGAATTTGATAGTCGGTACAGCTGAATTCAGCTGTCCACAAAAAACCATCAAGCTGTCTATTGTACCTGTCCATATCATGACTATATCGTCAATATATCTCTTGTACAATTGACAATATTGTATAAAATTCGAGTTAGTGTATACATGCATATGCTCAAAGAAATCCATATATAGGTTCGCATATGTAGGGGCCACATTGCTCCCCATTGCGGTCCCCTGTAACTGTTGAAAGAAGCTGTcctgaaaaaggaaatagttctCTCTCAAGACAATAGTTAACAGAGACAAGAGAAATTCTTTAGCCTCCTGTGAATAAGCATCATTGGAATCAAGAACCTTCTTAATGGCGTATAACCCCTCTTCATGCATAATTGATGTATAGAGGCTCTGGATATCCATCGTAACTAGAGTCCCCTCCTCTGGTATTCTCAACGTCTTGAGAATTCCCAATAACTGGGTTGTGTCTTTTAAATAAGATTTAGTTTGTGTCACAAAGGGCTGTAAAATCTTATCCAAGTATATTGAAAGGGGAGTGAATACTGAATCGCTACTGGCCACTATGGGTCGACCAGGTGGATGTTTCAAATCCTTGTGGATTTTTGGTAAGGTATAAAAGACGGGAGTTACCGGGTACTGTTGTAGGAGAAAATGTTGTAAAGCTTCATCAATTAGACCCACCTCCACTGCCTTATCCACAATAGTTTGAATCTTACTTTGTATATTATTAAGCGGATCCGATGCCAATTTAAGGTATATTTTTGTATCTGCAAGTTGTGTCTTGATCTCATTGACATAATAAACCTTATCTAACACGACAAGGGCTCCCCCTTTATCTGCCGGTTTAAAAATCAAATCATCCTGCGCCAATAATGTATCAAGTTGTATTTTCTCTTGTTTACTCAAATTAGATCTCAACCCTAACAAGGGGCTAGTCTTCAGTTTCGGATACAGTTTTATAACATCATTTTTAACCAGTTTAATATATGATTCTACCACTACATCCGTAGGTGGTGGTGTAAACCGACTTTTATTGCGTAAACCTGATTCTTTCAAGGTAAGTTCTTTTTTGGCAGTTACCCTTTGTGTCTCTATAGCTGAATGGGGACCAGAAAAATATGATTTCAATCTTAAGTTacgaaaaaaaatttctaattcaATGTCCAATTGAAAAGGATCACATCTATTAGTGGGAAAAAATGAAACACCTTTACTCAACAACATAACATTCGCTTGAGTCAATTCTTTAGAAGATATATTTACCACTAATGTCTCTTTTGGGTCCGTGTCTGTCGTTCTGGCTGTCTGCACTTGTCCCATGTTGCGTCTGTGGTGTCTCCCTCCTCTCCTTTTCTTCGTGTGTATTTTTTGTTGCCCAGTTCTAAAAAAGAAGCTGATGTTGACGACTCCTGTGCTGATGTATCCGTCTGCACGCTATCGGTGGAGCGGTCTCTCCCATGCTCACTGTGATCACGCTGCCTCTGATCGGATGTCTCCTGCTGATGACGTCGTCGTATGCGACGTAGCTGCATGTACGCTCCTCGCCTGTCAGTATCGGTCCGTTGCCAGCTGTATACCTGACCTGAGCTGTAGTCGGATTCGTCTCTGCGGAATTTGCTTCTCTTCCTCTCCTCGATCTCCCGTCTGTGCTTGTCCAGGTTCTCTTCCATTTGTCGCAATTGCGCTCTATATGTCTCTATAGGGGAACATTCTCTCAATTTGTCACTCATAGCTTCAATATGTTTTGAGGACTCCAAGATTTCATGCTGTAAGAATTCAATGTTCAATAGGATTATATCAAATGAGCATTTGTTGATAATTCTTTCATATTTCTGTGAAAAATCTTTATTCTCTTTGAAAATGGTTGGTCGCAAATTAACTCGTAAGCCCCTGGGTATTCTGCCAACTTTATAATATTCTGTAAGGGTTATGGCATGTAGATCCAACCCGATCCATTTCCGTTTCTCCCTTTCAATCTCTCGTAATAAAGTTGTATCAGTAGACACTTGTAAAAAGGAACTATTGCCTTTGTTCTGCTGTATAATTCTATTTGCTTCAATTTCACTATAAGCAAAAGTCAATGGTATTTCTTGAGTTGTAGGTTGAGACATTGTATATAGTGTGGGGGCACTTTATATGCAGAATATACAATCTATACAAAGTCAAaggtaaagtgccacactcacacaactcactgtttgtAGTCTCGGGTACACGCTgaactcctctctgcacaggttcttTACACGTGGATAAACAATtacagcagcactccgatatgtgaaaaaaactttttattcgtgcaacaacggcaacgttaATAACACAATGGATTATTTTACTATTAATGTATTGAGctattttgcacaaattttcatggACACTTTACAGAGACTGCTGGGAATTGAGTCTCTTAATTGGGAGGTGGTGATTGATTGTTAGATCTTCCCACTAAGCACCTGGTAATCACCTTTAAAAACACGTTTGTTACACATTttgtttggcttgataaaggactggaatagtccgaaacgttgccgttgttgcacgaataaaaagtttttttcacatatcggagtgctgctgtaATTGTTTATCCACGTGTAaagaacctgtgcagagaggagttcagcgtgcacccgagactacaaacagtgagttgtgtgagtgtggcactttacctTTGACTTTGTATAGAACCAGATGCTGTTATTTATAAACTTG
The genomic region above belongs to Xenopus laevis strain J_2021 chromosome 5L, Xenopus_laevis_v10.1, whole genome shotgun sequence and contains:
- the LOC121393902 gene encoding uncharacterized protein LOC121393902; the protein is MSQPTTQEIPLTFAYSEIEANRIIQQNKGNSSFLQVSTDTTLLREIEREKRKWIGLDLHAITLTEYYKVGRIPRGLRVNLRPTIFKENKDFSQKYERIINKCSFDIILLNIEFLQHEILESSKHIEAMSDKLRECSPIETYRAQLRQMEENLDKHRREIEERKRSKFRRDESDYSSGQVYSWQRTDTDRRGAYMQLRRIRRRHQQETSDQRQRDHSEHGRDRSTDSVQTDTSAQESSTSASFLELGNKKYTRRKGEEGDTTDATWDKCRQPERQTRTQKRH